A segment of the Buchnera aphidicola (Mindarus abietinus) genome:
AAACATGGCATAGTTTTATACCTTACACAGATAGAATTGAATATTTAGGGGGATGTGTCAATGAAATGCCTTATATTTTAGCAGTAGAAAAATTAGCAGATATTCAAGTTCCAAAAAGAGTAAAGTTTATTCGAGTAATGTTGTCAGAATTATTTAGGATAAATAGTCATTTATTATATATTTCTACTTTTATTCAAGATGTAGGTTCTATGACTCCTGTTTTTCTTGCTTTTACCGATCGACAAAAAATTTATGATATTATTGAAAAAATTACAGGTGCTAGAATGCATCCAGCTTGGTTTAGAATAGGAGGTGTTGCTTCTGATCTTCCTAAAGGATGGGAGAAATTACTTAAAAAATTTCTTATTTGGTTACCTAAAAGATTGAAATTTTATTTAAATATGGCATTAAAAAATTCTATTTTAATAAATCGTTCAAAAGGAATTGCTTCTTATAATAAAACGGAAGCTTTAAATTGGGGGGTCACTGGTGCAGGGTTACGAGCTACAGGAATAGATTTTGATATTCGAAAAAAAAGACCTTATTCAGGTTATGAAGATTTTGATTTTGAAATACCAATAGGAAATGGAATTAGTGATTGCTATTCTAGAGTTATGTTAAAAATGGAAGAAATTTTTCAAAGTTTACGTATATTACAACAATGTTTAGATAATATGCCATCTGGACCATTTAAAGCAGATCATCCTTTAACCACTCCTCCTATTAAAAAAAATACTCTTAAAGATATTGAGTCGATGATTACACATTTTTTGCAAATGTCATGGGGACCAATTATGCCTCCTAATGAAAGTTTTCAAATGATAGAAGCAACTAAAGGTATAAATAGTTATTATTTAATTAGCGATGGCGGTACGATGAGTTATCGAACGAGAATTCGAACACCTAGCTTTGCACATTTACAACAGATACCTTCTGTTATCAGGGGAAGTTTGTTGTCAGATTTAATTACATATTTAGGAAGTATTGATTTTGTTATGTCGGACGTGGATCGATAAAAAATGAAAAAACAATATATTAATTTTGAATTAACTGTGGAAGAACAAGAGAAAATAGAAGAGGAAAAAAAACGTTATAAATATCCTCATGCAGTAGTAATAGAAGCATTAAAAATAGTACAAAAAAAAAGAAAGTGGGTGTCTAAAAATGTTATAAATGCTATTTCAGAAATTTTAAATATTTCTTCTGTGCATATAGAAGAAGTGGCTACTTTTTATAGTCAAATCTTTCTTGAACCAGTAGGAAGAAATATTATTCGCTATTGTGATAGTGTCGTTTGTTATGTTGTAGGATATAAAAAAATATTGATAGTATTAGAGAAATATTTAAAAATTAAATCAGGAGAAACAACACCAGACAATAAATTTACATTATTACCAATTTGTTGTTTAGGATGTTGCGATAAAGCACCAACTATGATGATTAATGAAGATACATATTTTAACTTATCCGAGAAAAATATTCTTTCTATACTGGAAACTTATTCATGAATAACAAATTTCTGAAAGCAGAGAGTCATCCTTTAACATGGAGATTAAATAAAAATAACAATCCTATTTGGATCGAGGAATATAAATTAAAAAATGGATATGCGGCATTAACAAAAAGTTTAATAGAAATGTCTCCCCAAAAAATAATAGATGAAGTCAAGAAGTCCGAATTAAAGGGAAGAGGAGGTGCTGGATTTAATACAGGAATAAAATGGAATATGGTTGCAAAATCTCAAGTTTCAAAAACAAAATATTTAGTTTGTAATGCTGATGAAATGGAACCTGGAACATTTAAAGATCGTTTGTTAATGGAAAAAATTCCACATCAGTTAATTGAAGGAATAATAATAGCAGCTTTTGCTTTACAAGTACATTGCGCTTATATTTTTTTACGAGGAGAATATATTCAAGCATATAAAAATTTAAAAAGATCTATTTTTGAAGCTTATCAAATGGGTTATTTAGGAAAAAATATTTTAAAAACAAGTTTTAACTTAGATATTTTTATACATACTGGTGCTGGACGTTATATTTGCGGTGAAGAAACGGCATTATTAAATTCTTTAGAAGGAAAAAGAGCAAATCCTAGATTTAAACCTCCCTTTCCTGTTGAAATTGGTTTATGGGGGAAACCAACATGCGTTAATAATGTAGAAACATTATCAAATGTACCAGCTATTATATCAAATGGGTTTCTTTGGTACAAAACATTATCAAAAAGTATAGATACCGGGACAAAAATGATGGGATTTTCAGGAAATGTAAATACTCCAGGAGTTTGGGAACTTCCATTTGGAACTACAGCTAGAGAAATATTAGAGGATTACGCAAATGGAATGAAACCTGGTTTTTCATTAAAAGCATGGCAACCAGGAGGAGCAGGAACTGATTTTTTAACTTTAGAACATATTGATATTCCAATGGATTTTGAAAATGTTAGAAAAGCAGGAAGTAGATTAGGTACTGCTGTAGCTATGGCGGTGGATAATTTTGTAAATATAGTTTCATTAGTCCATAACATTGAAAAATTTTTTTCTAGAGAGTCTTGTGGATGGTGTACACCTTGTAGAGAAGGTTTGCCTTGGATAGTAAAAATTTTAAAATCATTAGTACAGAAAAAGGGAAAACAAGGAGATATTGAATTGTTGGAGGAACTTAGTAAAAATTTAGAATTTGGAAAAACTTTTTGTGCTCATGCACCAGGAGCTATGGAACCCTTAGTAAGTGCTATTAAATATTTTCGAATTGAATTTGAACAAGGTATTAGATTTAAATGATTAAAATTTTTATTTTTTTTGAATTTTTAAAAAATAAGGCTATTAATTGAAAAAATTTAAAATTTTATTTCTTTTTTTTATTAAAAATTAAAGAATTTATGTTTTATATATATAATAGTAAAATATTCTATGTATTAGATAGGTTGGAAATACTTATGTTTAAACTTCGTATAGATAATGTACAATATTTTGTAAAAAAATCTGCTAATGTTTTAGAAGCCTGTTTATCTGTAGGAGTGGATATACCTTATTTTTGCTGGCATCCTATGCTAGGTAGTATAGGAGCATGTAGACAATGTGCAATTAAACAATATAGTAGTGATATTGATAAAACGGGGAAAATAGTCATGTCTTGTATGACCCCGTTAAATGAAAAAACAATTATTTCTATTCAAGACGATGAAGTTAAAAGATTTAGAAAGCAAATAATTGAGTTTTTGATGATTAATCATCCTCATGATTGTCCCATTTGTGAAGAAGCAGGAAGTTGTCATTTACAAGATATGACTGTTATGACGCAACATAATTTACGTCGATATAGATATGAAAAAAAGACACATATAAATCAGTATTTAGGACCTTTTATACAACATGAGATGAATAGATGTATAAAATGTTATCGTTGTGTTAGATATTATCAGGATTATTTAGATGGAACTGATTTAGGTGTATTCGGAAGTGCGGATAACATTTATTTTGGACGTTTAGAAGAGGGTATGCTTGATAACGAACATTCTGGAAATTTAGTAGAAATTTGTCCTACAGGTGTTTTTACTGATAAAATATATTCTAAAAATTATAGTAGAAAATGGGACATGCAATATGCTCCTAGCGTTTGTCAATATTGTAGTATAGGATGCAATACTATAATAGGAGAACGTTTTGGAGAGATAAGAAAAGTAGAAAATAGATATAATAAAGTAATAAATCATCATTTAATATGCGATCTAGGTCGTTTTGGATTTGGTTATTCTAACTTAGAAAGTAGACCTAAATATTTAAAGGAAAAAATAAAAGAAAAGTTTATTCATTTAAATAAAAAAAGTTTTTTAAAAAAAATAAAAAAAATTTTTAATGATTCGAGTCAAATTATTGGAATTGGTTCTTCAAGAGCTAGTGTAGAAAGTAATTTCACATTACGAGAATTAGTAGGTAAAGAAAATTTTTCTGTAGGAGTATCAAGAAATGAAAAAAAATTACTAAATTTTATTTTTAATTTAACAAAAAAAAGAAATTTTTCTATCCCTTCACTATCAGAAATAGAAAATTGTGATGCTATTTTAGTGTTAGGTGAAGATTTAACTCAGATTTCTCCTCGAATGGCATTAGCGGTAAGACAAGCAGTTAAAAAAAGATATAAAAAAATAGCAAAAAAATTAAAAATTCCATTGTGGAATAAAAAAGCAATTTTAAATATTTCTCAAAATAAAAAAAATAAATTATTTATAACAAGTTTAGATACAACAAAATTAGATGATATTTCTTCATGGAATTATTATGCTTCTTATGAAAAACAAGCAGAATTTTCTTTTTTATTAGCGAAAAAAATAAGATATTTTTCTGTTTCTAATAAAAAAGTAAATCATTTTTTTGAAGAAAAAATTTCTTTAATTGCTAAAACTTTACTAAATGCAAAGAGACCATTAATTATTACAGGTTCTCATTCCGGTAGTTTATCACTTATTAAAGCAGCTTCTAATATTGTTCAAGCAATAAGAAAATATAATGAAAATGTTAATTTAATATTATTAACTCCGAATTCTAATAGTTTAGGAGTAGCATGTTTAGGTGGAATTTCAATTGATTCTGCTTTAGAGCGAGTTATTTTAAAAAAAAATAGTTCTTTAATAATTTTAGAAAATGATTTATATCGACATGTGCCAAGATCTAAAATTAATGAAATGTTAAAATCTGTAAAGAATGTTATTACATTAGATCATATTCCTACTTTGACTATTAAAAATAGTACTTTAATCGCACCATGTACAAATTTTTTTGAAAGTTCTGGAACAATTATTAATTATGAAAGTCGAGCACAAAGATTTTTCAAAGCTTACGATCCTAATTATTACAAAAAAGATTATTACGTGTTAGAAAGTTGGAGATGGTTAACTTTATTTAAAAATATTATTTTAGATAAAAAAGATAAAAATTTTTTCTTTGATAGTATAGTTAATAATTGTAGTATTAAAATTCCAGAATTTAAAAAAATTAATTTGATCTCTCCTAATTCGAATTTTCGGATTTTTGGACAAAAAATAGCACGTTCTCCTAACAGATATAGTGGAAGAACAGCTATTTTTTCAGATAAAAATGTTCATGAGTGTCAACAACCAGAAGATAGAGATACAATGTTTTCATTTTCTATGGAAGGAAATCAACCTTTTAATCGACAAGATACATCATATATTCCGTTTGTTTGGTTTCCAGGATGGAACTCTTCTCAAGCATGGAATAAAATTAAAACTGAAAAAAAAGATATGTCTTCTTGTAATCTACATTTATTTCCAAAGAATATTCACAATAAAATTCCTTTTTTTAAAAATAATGAAATTATTAATAACATAAATGCAAATTGGAAAATTGCACCATATTATTCCTTATATGGAAGTGAAGAAGTAACTCAAAAAAATCCAATTTTATTAAAATTAATAGAGCCTATTTATATTAAGATCAATAAATTAGAAGCTATGGATTTGGGTTTAAAGGAAAATAGTACTGTTACATTTTTTTATTTAGAAGAAAAATTTACTTTCAAAGTAAAATTTTCTATTTTTTTAGATAAAAAAATACTTGCTTTACCTATAGGATTTCCTAATGTTCCTCTTTTTCTTTCTGGAGAAAGTATTAAAAATTTAAAAATAGAAAAATAATATATCTATTTAAATAAGTAAATAGGAATTTTTTCATGTTTAAAACTATAATTTTATTATTATTAATAATTTTATTCGCTGCTACATTAAGTGTAATAGAGAGAAGATTATTAGGATTATTTCAAAATCGTTATGGTCCAAATCGAGTAGGATGGCAAGGATCTCTTCAGTTATTAGCGGATATGATTAAAATTTTTTTTAAAGAAGATTGGATTCCACCTTTTAGTAAAAAAATAACATTTGTATTAGCTCCTATTATTTCATTTTCTTCTTTATTAATAATTGCACCTATTATACCTATTAGTAAAAAATTACTATTTGTAAATATTAATATTGGTATCTTATTTTTTTTAATGATGGCTAGTTTATCAATTTATGCTATATTGCTTGCCGGATGGTCAAGCAATAATAAATATGCTTTATTAGGTGCTTTACGTGCTGCTGCTCAAACTTTAAGTTATGAGATTTTTTTAGGATTATCCTTAATGGGTATTGTTATTCGTGCTGAATCTTTTAATTTATCTGATATTTTAAGTAATCAAAGACATTTATGGAATATAATTCCTCAATTTTTTGCTTTTATAACTTTTTTTATATCTAGTTTAGGAATTTCTCATAGACATCCATTAGATCAACCCGAATCCGAACAAGAATTGGCTGATGGTTATCATATTGAATATTCAGGAATGAAATTCGGACTATTTTTTATAGGAGAATATGTTTCAGTAATAATATTATCCGCTTTAATGACTATATTGTTTTTAGGAGGATTTTATGGTCCTTTTTTTGATTCTGTAATATGGTTTTTGATTAAAATGATTACTTTAATATTTATTTTTATTTTGATACGTGCTTCTTTACCGCGTCCTAGATATAATCAAATGATTGCTTTTAGTTGGAAATATTGTTTTCCAATTACTTTATTAAATGCATTTTTTACAGCCGTATGGTTAATATGTTAATTAATTATTAAAATGTAAGGTTTAATATAATTATGAAAACAAGTATAAAAAATATTTATAGTCAGTTTAGAAGTATTTGGATGGTTTTAAAAAATATTTTTTCTAAACGAGAAACAAAATTATATCCTGAAGAAAAAGTGAATTTATCTTTTCGTTATAGAGGGAAAATAGTTCTTACAAAGACAAAAAAAGGGGAAGAAAGATGTGTAGCATGTAATTTATGTTCTGCTGTTTGTCCAGTTGATTGTATTTCCTTACAAAAAAAAATTAATAAAAAGAATAAACGTTGGTTCGCAAAGTTTTTTCGAATCAATTTTTCTAGGTGTATTTTTTGTGGATTATGTGAAGAAGCTTGTCCAACTGCAGCTATTCAATTAACCCCGGATTTTGAATTAGGAGAATTTAAACGCCATGATTTAATTTATGAAAAGGAAGATTTGTTAATATCCGGTTCTGGAAAGTATCCTGATTACGATTTTTATAATTATACTGGTGTAGCTATTAAAGGAAAAAATAAAGGAGAGCTTATAAATGAAGCTAAACCGATTAATAGAACTACTTTACTTCCTTAATATTGTAAATAGAGAGTACGTTACATGGAACTAATATTTTTTTATTGTTTTGGAATTTTTTCTATAATATCAACTTTATTGTTAATTTTTCAAAAAAATGCAATGTATGCACTATTCTATTTAATTATTTCTATTTTATCTATTTCAGGAGTTTTTTTTTCTCTAGGTGCTTATTTTTCGGCAGCATTAGAAATTATTATTTATGCTGGTGCTATTATGGTTCTTTTTATTTTTGTAATTATGATGCTAAATCAAAGAAGTATTTTAAATATTAAAAAAAAAAGAAATATGACAGAATTAATAGGACTATTTTTTTTATTTTTTGTATTATTTAAAATAATGTTTGATTTAAATAATATTTTTTTTGAAAAAAAAATATGTTTTGAAGTCATCAGTACAAGAATCACGGGAATTAAATTGTATAATTCATATGGAATAATAATAGAATTAATTTCTTTTCTTTTATTATCTGTACTTCTTACTATTTTTCATTTTGGAAAAAATTATTATAGATCAAAAGATCATAAATAATTTTAAACTAAAAATGTATTTAAATTAATAAAAAAGGATTATTTATGATTCCTATGTCGCATGGTTTAATATTTTCTTTTTTGTTGTTTTTCTTAGGAGTTTGTTCTCTTATTTTTCGAAAAAATTTTTTGTTTATATTAATATCTTTAGAAATAATAGTAAATTCTATTACAATGATTTTTATTGTTGCAAGCAGCTATTGGCATCAAGTAGAAGGCCAAATTATGTATATTTTTTTAATTACTGTAGCTGCCGCAGAAGTTAGTATAGGTTTAGCTTTATTATTACGTTTATATAAATATTCTAAAGAATTAGATACTGATAGATTAAGTGAGATAAATCAATGAGTATAAACATTATATGTTCTATATTTTTGATTCCGTTTATAGGATTTTTTTTATTAACATTTTTTCCTAAAAAATTTTTGAATATTTATTCTTTTTTAATAGGAAGTGGATCGATTGGATGTTCGTTTTTAGTTACTCTATACATGAGTTTTATTTTTTTTCTTGGAGAAAAAAAAGAGGAAGTAAAACATTTATGGACAATTATTTCCTTAAAAAATTTTATTATTGATATAAATTTAATTATAGATAAGTTATCAATAACAATGTTAATTATGGTTTTAGGAGTAGGTTTACTGATACATATATTTAGTGTTTGGTACATGAGTTTTGAAAAAAATAATTTTCGCTTCTTTTCTTATACTAATTTATTCATTTTTAGCATGTGTTTATTAGTATTATCAGGAAATTTAATTCTTATGTATATGGGATGGGAATTGGTAGGAATTTGTTCATATTTTCTTATAGGCTATTATTTTAATAATATAAAAAATATTCAATCAGCAATGAAATCATTTATTACTACTCGATTCGGAGATATTTTTTTATTACTTGCTATAATTATGGTTTATTCCCAATTTGGAACATTTGATTTTCAAAAAATTAATTATTTATTAAAAAATAATTTATTTTCTCAACATTCATTAGAATTTATTGCTTTATTTTTTTTGTTAGGAACAATTGGAAAATCAGCACAAATCCCCTTGCATATTTGGTTACCAGATGCTATGAAAGGTCCTGCTCCCGTATCAGCGTTAATACATGCGGCTACTATGGTAACAGCAGGAGTATATTTAATTCTAAGAATGCATTATTTATTTTTTTTAACACCTAAAATTTTATTCTTTTCAGGGATTATAGGGTCGATAACTTTGTTATTGGGAAGTGTGCTAGCTATGTTTCAAACAGATATAAAAAAAATATTAGCTTATTCAACAATAAGTCAATTAGGATACATGTTTGTTGCTATTAGCATAAATGCTTGGAATATTGTGATTATTCATTTAGTAACACATTCTATTTTTAAAGCTTTATTATTTCTTTCAGCTGGTTCTTTAACTATCGCTTCAAAAAATGAACAAAATATATTTAAGATTCCTGGATTTAGAAAAAGTTTACCAATTACTTATTGGAGCTTTATTATCGGAGGGTTATCTCTACTTTCTTTTCCAATTATTACATCCGGATTTTATAGTAAAGAACTAATTATTTTATATTTATTTTATAATGGATCTTTTATATTTTTTGTTTCCAGTTTAATAGGAGTTTTGTTAACATCGATTTATATTTCTAGATTAATTTTTATAGTTTTTTTTAATAAAAAAAATATAAGTAAAAAATTTTCTTTTAATTTTTTTAAAAAAATACCTTTAATAATATTAGCATTATTTTCTACATACATAGGTCATTTGTTATTAATTCCTTTATCAGAATTATTCATACAAATAAATTATTTAGGAAAGAACAAATATTTATTAGAGTTATTAAGTAGTATAATGATATTTTTGGGTTTATTTATATCGTATTTTAAATTTTATTTAAAGAAAAATTTTTTCTCCTTTTTATATAAAAATATTTATTATTTAAATTTTTTTAGTTTTATTTCAAAATTTTTAAATTTTAATTTTATATATAATATTTTTATTATTCGTTTATATTTACTTGTTATTAAATTGACTTCGAAAGATCCATTAAAAAAAAGCATTAATTTTTTCGAAGTTTTAATTGTAAATATAAATAAAATATTATTTTTAAATTCAGATACTTATTTGCATCGATATATATCATCTATTATTATAGGATTATCAATGATATTTTTGTTTTCAACAATATAAAAAAATTTTATTAAATTTAAATGTTTTAAAACAATTAACTTATTAAATAATATTTTTATAAAATAGGATTATAATACAAATGTTACTCTTTTTATTAATTATAATTCCCTTATTAGGAGGGTTTTTAAGTTGGATATCAGAATATTATGATATTAAGTATCCTCGTTGGATTGCTTTAATAACAGTGAGTATTGTATTGATAATATCGTTATATATATGGATATGTAAATTTTATAATTTTTTTGACCAACCTTCTTATTCACATTGGATAATTGAATTTGTATATCCTTGGATACCTAGATTCGGAATATTTTTTCATTTAGCTATGGATGGTTTTTCATTATTAATGGTTATTTTAAGCTTAGTGTTAAGTACTGTATCGGTATTATGTTCATGGAATTTATATCAACGACGTTATCAAGGAATATTTTATCTTTCATTATTACATATTTTATCGGCAACATTAGGTATTTTTTTATCTATTGATTTATTTTTATTTTTTTGTTTTTGGGAAGTTGTATTAATTCCAATTTATTTATTAATTATATTTTTTGATAGTGAAGATCATGAAAAAAATATCAGAATTAGTTCTGCTAATACTTTTTTTATGTATTCTCAATTATCAAGTTTTATAATGTTAATTGCTATTATTGGATTATCTGTTTTATATTATTTAAAATTTAATCTTTGGACATTTGATTATAATTTACTAATTAGACTTTATAACCAAAATACAAATTTTTCTATTTTAGAGTATATTTTAATGATTGGATTTTTTATTGGATTTGCAATAAAAATTCCAATAGTACCTTTTCACGGTTGGTTGCCTAATACTCATCGATATTTACCCATAGAGGGTTCTATTGATATAGTTGCGTTTTTGTTAAAAACTGGAATTTATGGAATTTTAAGATTTATAATTCCATTTTTTCCTAATGCATCGCATAGTTTTTCTAATTTTTTTATTTTTTTAGGAATTATAAATTTTTTATATGGAGCTTTTCTTGCATTTTCACAGAAAGATTTAAAAAATTTAATTTCATATGGATCTATATCTCATGTAGGTATAATTTTAGTAGCAATTTATACTTATAATGAAATTTCTTATCAAGGAGCAATTTTGTATATAATTTCTCATGCATTGTCTACATCAGCTTTATTTATTATATCCGGTTGGTTAAAAAAATATTTTAATACTAGAAATATATATAAAATAAATGGTTTGTTAGAAAAATTTGATTGGTTACCAGGTTTTTTTTTATTTTTTTGCTTATCTAGTATAGGGTTACCAGGAACAGGTTCTTTTATTGGAGAACTTATGATGTTAATAGGTATATTTGATAAAAGTCCAATATTTTTTGGAATCTTAGTTATTGGTTTAATATGTTCTATATCATATACATTAAAAATGATGCAAAATATTTGCTATGGCAATTATAATAAAACATCTAAAAATATGTCTATTTCTACTATTGATATTTTAGTAATGTTAATTATTTTAATTTCGTTATTTTTTGTAGGATTAAACTCAAAAATTATTTTAGATACTTTATATTTAACCAAACCACTTATTTAACATTCTTTAAAAAAATTTTTGTTTTTCTAAAAGGTATAATTTCTAATTATGATAGTTTCTAAACAATTTATTGGTTTATTACCATTATTAATTTTAATGTTAAATAGTATTTTTTTATTTATTTTTATATCATTTAAAAAAGATTTAAATTTAATAAAAAACTTAAGTATAATAGGATTTTTATTATCCTTTATATCTTTATTTTTAATAAAAAATAATATTCCTATAAATATAGGGACAATATTATCTATTAATTTTTTTTCTATTTTATATTTTAGTATTTTTTTATTAGTAGGATTATGTTCTTCTATATTTTTTTCAGACCATAAAAAAAAATGTGTTAAAAATCCAGAAAACTTTTATTTATTAATAAATTTATCGATTATAGGATCTATGTTTGCAATTATCTCAAATCATATGATTTCTATGTTTGTAGGTATGGAATTAATGTCGTTACCAATGTTAGCTTTATCTGGTTATTTTATAAATGAAAAAACATCAATTGAAAGTGCTTTAAAATATTTAGTTTTGTCTACATTATCTTCTTGTTTTTTATTGTTTGGAATGGCATTAATTTATTGTTTTTCTGGTCATTTAAACTTTTTTTATTTTAATGAATTATCCATTTTTAATTTTTATCATAATAATAAAGTTATATTGTTTTCTTGGTGTTTTATATTAACTGGATTTGGTATTAAAACAGCTATTTTTCCATTTCATTTATGGAGTCCAAATATTTATAAAGGAATTTCTTTTCCTTCATTATTATTTTTTTCTACTATTAGTAAAATAGTACTATTTATTATATTAATCAATTTTTCTATGTTTTTTCCTAAAAAGTTTTTTTATGATTTATTTTTAATAATACAAATTTTTTCATTTTTTTCAATAGTATTAGGAAGTATAATGGCATTATTTGAAAAAAATATTAGAAAATTAATAGCATATTCTTCTATAGCATATTTTGGTTCTTTATTAATTACTATTATTACAGTTTTCAATAGCAAGTATGCTCTAATAGCTTTTGGAATTAATATTATTAATTATATATTTTCTAATATAGTTTTTTTAGGAGCTTTAAACATTATTTCAGCTATTGATAAAAATCATTATCATAATAATAATTTTTTTTATAAAGGTTTATTTTGGAGAAATCCAATACTTGCTATGTTAATAACAGTTTCAATTTTTTCTTTTTCAGGCATTCCTTTTACAATAGGATTTTTTGGTAAATTTTATTTATTTTTACTTATAATACAACAAAAGTTGTGGTTAATAGGCTTAAGTTTACTTTTAGGAAGTACATTAGGAATGTTCTATTATTTACGAATTTTAGTGAATATTTTTTCTAAAAAAAATATTTTTAATGAAACTTTTTTATTAAGTAAAAGTAGTATTTCTAATACTTGGATGTTTACATTTTCGGGGATTTTAATTTTAACATTAACTATTATGATTTTATTTTTTGGGATTTATCCAAATTTTTTAATTAATATTCTTTCAATATAAATTTTTTTAAAAATATAAAATATGCTAAAGAAAATAACATATAAAAAAAAATTATCTTTTTTTGAATGGCTGAAATATCTAAAATTTTTCAAAAGAAAAAGTTACTTTGATTTAAAAAATGTAATAAACATAGCTAAAAAGTTAGGTTTATTACATTGTTTTTCTTTTTCCTTTGTTGTTGCGGGGACTAATGGAAAAGGAAGTGTTTGCTATATTTTAGAAAAAATTTTATTAAATTCTAATTATAAAGTTGGCTTATATACTTCCCCTCATTTAATTAGTCATTTAGAACGTATTCGTATTAACGGAAATTTTTTAAATGAAAAATGGCATATTTTAGCGTTTGAAAAAATTGAAATGATCAGAAAAAATAATAAAATTAGTTATTTTGATTTTATAACATTATCCGCTTTATTTTTATTTAAATACTTTAAAGTTGATGTCATTATTCTTGAAGCAGGTTTAGGAGGTAGATTAGACGCTACTAATATTATTCCTAATGATATCAGCATTATTACTAATATTGATTTTGATCACAAAGAAATATTAGGCTATACTCGGTTTAAAATAGGCTATGAAAAAGCGGGAATATTTAAAAAAAATAAAATAGCAATAGTAGGAGAAGAAAAAGATATTCCAAATAGTATAAATTTACTTGCAAAAAAAAGAAATACCTTATTAAAAAAAGTTAATTTTGAATGGTTTTATCAAAAGAGAGAAAAAAGTTGGAATTTTATCAGTGAAAAATGGAAGTTTTATAATTTAAAATATTCAAATATTTCATTAATAAATATTTCAATAGCTTTTTCTGCATTAT
Coding sequences within it:
- the nuoC gene encoding NADH-quinone oxidoreductase subunit C/D → MRNIMISNPTTKFKNTKNYYNLIIKKLYENFSPEIFIPQLTLIDFPVFWIKQKDLLNIASYLSNLIDPYITLLDLHGIDERLRKNRNNMPIMDFSVFYHFISFEKNVDILIKVPLIEEKLSVPSLTKLFINANWYERETWEMFGINFENHPNLTRILMPITWKGHPLRKDYPARATEFKSYYLTEEKEEKESKALRFSPEFWGMKRKNSRSDFMFLNLGPNHPSSHGAFRIVLQLDGEEIIDCVPDIGYHHRGAEKMAERQTWHSFIPYTDRIEYLGGCVNEMPYILAVEKLADIQVPKRVKFIRVMLSELFRINSHLLYISTFIQDVGSMTPVFLAFTDRQKIYDIIEKITGARMHPAWFRIGGVASDLPKGWEKLLKKFLIWLPKRLKFYLNMALKNSILINRSKGIASYNKTEALNWGVTGAGLRATGIDFDIRKKRPYSGYEDFDFEIPIGNGISDCYSRVMLKMEEIFQSLRILQQCLDNMPSGPFKADHPLTTPPIKKNTLKDIESMITHFLQMSWGPIMPPNESFQMIEATKGINSYYLISDGGTMSYRTRIRTPSFAHLQQIPSVIRGSLLSDLITYLGSIDFVMSDVDR
- the nuoE gene encoding NADH-quinone oxidoreductase subunit NuoE gives rise to the protein MKKQYINFELTVEEQEKIEEEKKRYKYPHAVVIEALKIVQKKRKWVSKNVINAISEILNISSVHIEEVATFYSQIFLEPVGRNIIRYCDSVVCYVVGYKKILIVLEKYLKIKSGETTPDNKFTLLPICCLGCCDKAPTMMINEDTYFNLSEKNILSILETYS
- the nuoF gene encoding NADH-quinone oxidoreductase subunit NuoF, with amino-acid sequence MNNKFLKAESHPLTWRLNKNNNPIWIEEYKLKNGYAALTKSLIEMSPQKIIDEVKKSELKGRGGAGFNTGIKWNMVAKSQVSKTKYLVCNADEMEPGTFKDRLLMEKIPHQLIEGIIIAAFALQVHCAYIFLRGEYIQAYKNLKRSIFEAYQMGYLGKNILKTSFNLDIFIHTGAGRYICGEETALLNSLEGKRANPRFKPPFPVEIGLWGKPTCVNNVETLSNVPAIISNGFLWYKTLSKSIDTGTKMMGFSGNVNTPGVWELPFGTTAREILEDYANGMKPGFSLKAWQPGGAGTDFLTLEHIDIPMDFENVRKAGSRLGTAVAMAVDNFVNIVSLVHNIEKFFSRESCGWCTPCREGLPWIVKILKSLVQKKGKQGDIELLEELSKNLEFGKTFCAHAPGAMEPLVSAIKYFRIEFEQGIRFK
- the nuoG gene encoding NADH-quinone oxidoreductase subunit NuoG, producing MFKLRIDNVQYFVKKSANVLEACLSVGVDIPYFCWHPMLGSIGACRQCAIKQYSSDIDKTGKIVMSCMTPLNEKTIISIQDDEVKRFRKQIIEFLMINHPHDCPICEEAGSCHLQDMTVMTQHNLRRYRYEKKTHINQYLGPFIQHEMNRCIKCYRCVRYYQDYLDGTDLGVFGSADNIYFGRLEEGMLDNEHSGNLVEICPTGVFTDKIYSKNYSRKWDMQYAPSVCQYCSIGCNTIIGERFGEIRKVENRYNKVINHHLICDLGRFGFGYSNLESRPKYLKEKIKEKFIHLNKKSFLKKIKKIFNDSSQIIGIGSSRASVESNFTLRELVGKENFSVGVSRNEKKLLNFIFNLTKKRNFSIPSLSEIENCDAILVLGEDLTQISPRMALAVRQAVKKRYKKIAKKLKIPLWNKKAILNISQNKKNKLFITSLDTTKLDDISSWNYYASYEKQAEFSFLLAKKIRYFSVSNKKVNHFFEEKISLIAKTLLNAKRPLIITGSHSGSLSLIKAASNIVQAIRKYNENVNLILLTPNSNSLGVACLGGISIDSALERVILKKNSSLIILENDLYRHVPRSKINEMLKSVKNVITLDHIPTLTIKNSTLIAPCTNFFESSGTIINYESRAQRFFKAYDPNYYKKDYYVLESWRWLTLFKNIILDKKDKNFFFDSIVNNCSIKIPEFKKINLISPNSNFRIFGQKIARSPNRYSGRTAIFSDKNVHECQQPEDRDTMFSFSMEGNQPFNRQDTSYIPFVWFPGWNSSQAWNKIKTEKKDMSSCNLHLFPKNIHNKIPFFKNNEIINNINANWKIAPYYSLYGSEEVTQKNPILLKLIEPIYIKINKLEAMDLGLKENSTVTFFYLEEKFTFKVKFSIFLDKKILALPIGFPNVPLFLSGESIKNLKIEK